One stretch of Pseudomonas fluorescens Q2-87 DNA includes these proteins:
- the rpoD gene encoding RNA polymerase sigma factor RpoD, producing the protein MSGKAQQQSRIKELILLGREQGYLTYAEVNDHLPEDISDPEQVEDIIRMINDMGINVFEVAPDKDALMLADADTDEAAAEEAAAALAAVETDIGRTTDPVRMYMREMGTVELLTREGEIEIAKRIEEGIREVMGAIAHFPGTVDHILSEYTRVTTEGGRLSDVLSGYIDPDDGIAPPAAEVPPPIDAKAAKADDDTDDDDAEASDDEEEAESGPDPVIAAQRFGAVADQMEITRKALKKHGRNNKQAIAELLALAELFMPIKLVPKQFEGLVERVRSALDRLRQQERAIMQLCVRDARMPRADFLRQFPGNEVDESWTDALAKGKSKYAEAIARLQPDIVRCQQKLSALEAETGLSIAEIKDINRRMSIGEAKARRAKKEMVEANLRLVISIAKKYTNRGLQFLDLIQEGNIGLMKAVDKFEYRRGYKFSTYATWWIRQAITRSIADQARTIRIPVHMIETINKLNRISRQMLQEMGREPTPEELGERMEMPEDKIRKVLKIAKEPISMETPIGDDEDSHLGDFIEDSTMQSPIDVATVESLKEATREVLSGLTAREAKVLRMRFGIDMNTDHTLEEVGKQFDVTRERIRQIEAKALRKLRHPTRSEHLRSFLDE; encoded by the coding sequence ATGTCCGGAAAAGCGCAACAGCAGTCTCGCATCAAAGAGTTGATCCTACTGGGTCGTGAGCAGGGCTACCTGACTTACGCGGAGGTCAACGACCACCTGCCGGAGGATATTTCAGATCCGGAACAGGTGGAAGACATCATCCGCATGATCAACGACATGGGGATCAACGTATTCGAGGTTGCTCCAGATAAGGATGCCCTTATGCTGGCCGACGCCGATACCGACGAGGCGGCCGCTGAAGAAGCGGCCGCAGCGTTGGCAGCGGTCGAGACCGACATTGGTCGCACCACGGACCCCGTGCGCATGTACATGCGTGAAATGGGTACGGTAGAGCTCCTCACACGTGAAGGCGAAATCGAAATCGCCAAGCGTATTGAAGAAGGCATCCGTGAAGTGATGGGCGCAATCGCGCACTTCCCTGGCACGGTTGACCATATTCTCTCCGAGTACACCCGCGTCACCACCGAAGGTGGCCGCCTGTCGGACGTCCTGAGCGGCTACATCGACCCGGACGACGGCATTGCGCCGCCTGCCGCCGAAGTGCCGCCACCCATCGACGCGAAAGCCGCCAAGGCGGACGACGACACCGATGACGACGACGCCGAAGCCAGCGACGACGAAGAAGAAGCCGAAAGCGGTCCGGATCCGGTCATCGCTGCACAGCGTTTCGGCGCTGTGGCCGACCAGATGGAAATCACCCGCAAGGCGCTGAAAAAGCACGGCCGCAACAACAAGCAGGCGATTGCCGAGCTGTTGGCGCTGGCTGAGCTGTTCATGCCGATCAAACTGGTACCGAAGCAATTCGAAGGCCTGGTCGAGCGTGTACGCAGTGCCCTGGATCGCCTGCGCCAGCAAGAGCGCGCCATCATGCAACTTTGCGTGCGTGATGCCCGCATGCCGCGTGCCGATTTCCTGCGTCAGTTCCCCGGCAACGAAGTCGACGAAAGCTGGACCGATGCACTGGCCAAGGGCAAGAGCAAATACGCCGAAGCCATTGCCCGCCTGCAACCGGACATCGTTCGTTGCCAGCAGAAGCTCAGCGCGCTGGAGGCCGAGACAGGCCTGAGCATCGCCGAGATCAAGGACATCAACCGTCGCATGTCGATCGGCGAGGCCAAGGCCCGTCGCGCGAAGAAAGAGATGGTTGAAGCGAACTTGCGTCTGGTGATCTCCATCGCCAAGAAGTACACCAACCGTGGCCTGCAATTCCTCGACCTGATCCAGGAAGGCAACATCGGCTTGATGAAGGCAGTGGACAAGTTCGAATACCGTCGCGGCTACAAGTTCTCGACTTATGCCACTTGGTGGATCCGTCAGGCGATCACTCGCTCGATCGCCGACCAGGCCCGCACCATCCGTATTCCGGTGCACATGATCGAGACGATCAACAAGCTCAACCGTATTTCCCGGCAGATGTTGCAGGAAATGGGTCGCGAACCGACGCCGGAAGAGCTGGGCGAACGCATGGAGATGCCTGAGGACAAGATCCGCAAGGTGTTGAAGATCGCTAAAGAGCCGATCTCCATGGAAACCCCGATCGGTGATGACGAAGACTCCCATCTGGGTGACTTCATCGAAGACTCCACCATGCAGTCTCCGATTGACGTCGCCACCGTTGAGAGCCTCAAGGAAGCGACTCGCGAAGTACTCTCCGGCCTCACAGCTCGTGAAGCCAAGGTATTGCGCATGCGTTTTGGCATCGACATGAATACCGACCACACCCTCGAGGAAGTCGGTAAGCAGTTCGATGTGACCCGCGAGCGGATTCGCCAGATCGAAGCCAAGGCGCTACGCAAGTTGCGCCACCCGACGCGAAGCGAGCATTTGCGCTCCTTCCTCGACGAGTGA
- the dnaG gene encoding DNA primase has translation MAGLIPQSFIDDLLNRTDIVDVVSSRLQMKKAGKNYTACCPFHKEKTPSFSVSPDKQFYYCFGCGAGGNALGFIMDHDNLDFPQAVEELAKAAGMEIPREESGRQHKPRQPTDSPLYPLLTAAADFYRQALKSHPARKAAVDYLKGRGLTGEIARDFGLGFAPPGWDNLYKHLSSDTLQQRAMIDAGLLIENAETGKRYDRFRDRVMFPIRDTRGRIIAFGGRVLGDDKPKYLNSPETPVFHKGQELYGLYEARKNNRNLDEIIVVEGYMDVIALAQQGLRNAVATLGTATSEEHMKRLFRVVPNVLFCFDGDQAGRNAAWRALEATLPCLQDGRRARFLFLPEGEDPDTLVRSEGTDAFRARINQHAQPLADYFFQQLTEEADPRSLEGKAHMATLAAPLIDKVPGANLRTLMRQRLTEITGLNSEAVNQLVHSAPQEAPPAYDPGIDYDALPDFADYHQPQQDYAPQQEWTPKKPGSGGKKWDKKTWDKNGKRGDRDQPRAPRVPAAVEPPTLAALRTLLHHPQLAGKVEDAGHFAAEDHSNTQLLVALLEAVQKNPKLNSFQLIARWHGTEQGRLLKALAEKEWLIDGDNLEQQFFDTITSLSARQRERNLEQLLRKARQSELTSEEKNQLRDLLSRNVCASNPTSTGA, from the coding sequence ATGGCCGGGCTTATTCCCCAGAGCTTTATTGACGACCTCCTGAACCGCACCGACATCGTCGACGTGGTCAGCTCTCGCCTGCAAATGAAGAAAGCGGGCAAGAACTACACGGCCTGTTGCCCGTTCCACAAAGAAAAAACCCCGTCCTTCAGCGTCAGCCCCGACAAGCAGTTCTACTATTGCTTCGGCTGCGGCGCCGGCGGCAACGCCCTCGGCTTCATCATGGACCACGACAACCTGGACTTCCCCCAGGCTGTCGAAGAACTGGCCAAGGCCGCCGGCATGGAAATCCCCCGGGAGGAAAGCGGTCGCCAGCACAAGCCGCGCCAACCGACCGATTCGCCGCTGTATCCGCTGCTGACGGCGGCAGCGGATTTTTATCGCCAGGCCCTCAAGAGCCACCCGGCGCGCAAGGCCGCGGTGGATTACCTCAAGGGCCGCGGCCTGACCGGCGAGATCGCCCGAGACTTCGGCCTCGGCTTCGCCCCGCCCGGCTGGGACAACCTGTACAAGCACCTAAGCAGCGACACCCTGCAGCAACGCGCCATGATCGACGCAGGCCTGCTGATTGAAAACGCCGAAACAGGCAAGCGCTACGACCGCTTCCGCGACCGGGTGATGTTCCCGATCCGCGACACGCGCGGGCGGATCATTGCCTTTGGCGGCCGAGTACTGGGCGATGACAAGCCCAAGTACCTGAACTCCCCGGAAACCCCGGTATTCCATAAAGGCCAGGAACTCTACGGTCTTTATGAGGCGCGCAAGAACAACCGAAACCTCGACGAAATCATCGTTGTCGAAGGCTATATGGACGTGATCGCCCTCGCCCAGCAGGGTTTGCGCAACGCCGTTGCGACCCTGGGCACCGCCACCAGCGAAGAGCACATGAAACGCTTGTTTCGCGTCGTGCCGAACGTGCTGTTTTGCTTCGACGGCGACCAGGCCGGCCGCAACGCCGCCTGGCGCGCACTGGAAGCCACCCTGCCCTGCCTGCAGGATGGACGGCGCGCGCGCTTTTTGTTCCTGCCTGAAGGCGAAGACCCGGATACCCTGGTGCGCTCCGAAGGTACCGATGCGTTCCGTGCGCGGATCAACCAGCACGCACAACCGTTGGCCGATTATTTTTTCCAGCAACTGACCGAAGAAGCCGATCCACGCTCGCTCGAAGGCAAGGCTCACATGGCCACCCTGGCAGCGCCGCTGATCGACAAGGTGCCCGGCGCCAACCTGCGCACGCTCATGCGCCAGCGCCTGACCGAGATCACCGGCCTGAACAGCGAAGCGGTCAACCAACTGGTCCACAGTGCGCCCCAGGAGGCACCGCCGGCTTACGATCCGGGCATCGACTACGACGCGCTGCCGGACTTCGCCGACTATCATCAACCCCAGCAGGATTACGCGCCCCAGCAAGAATGGACGCCGAAAAAGCCCGGCAGCGGCGGTAAGAAATGGGACAAGAAAACCTGGGACAAGAACGGTAAGCGCGGCGATCGCGACCAGCCACGTGCCCCGCGCGTGCCGGCGGCCGTCGAACCACCAACACTGGCGGCATTGCGCACTTTGCTGCATCACCCGCAATTGGCCGGAAAAGTTGAGGATGCAGGGCACTTCGCCGCCGAGGACCACAGCAATACACAATTGCTGGTCGCACTCCTTGAAGCCGTGCAGAAGAACCCCAAGCTAAACTCATTCCAGTTGATCGCGAGGTGGCACGGTACCGAGCAGGGACGCTTGTTGAAGGCCCTGGCCGAGAAGGAATGGCTGATTGATGGAGACAACCTTGAACAACAGTTTTTCGACACCATTACTAGCTTGTCCGCCCGCCAACGCGAGCGAAACCTGGAACAACTTCTGCGCAAAGCTCGCCAGAGCGAGTTGACCAGCGAAGAGAAAAACCAATTGCGCGACTTACTCAGCCGCAATGTTTGCGCATCAAACCCGACCTCAACTGGCGCGTGA
- the rpsU gene encoding 30S ribosomal protein S21: MPAVKVKENEPFDVALRRFKRSCEKAGVLAEVRSREFYEKPTSERKRKAAAAVKRHAKKVQREQRRAVRLY; encoded by the coding sequence ATGCCAGCCGTCAAAGTAAAAGAGAACGAACCCTTCGACGTAGCTCTGCGTCGTTTCAAGCGCTCCTGCGAAAAAGCCGGTGTTCTGGCTGAAGTTCGTAGCCGCGAATTCTACGAGAAGCCGACTTCTGAGCGTAAGCGCAAGGCAGCAGCCGCTGTTAAGCGTCACGCCAAGAAAGTTCAGCGCGAACAGCGCCGCGCCGTACGTCTGTACTAA
- the tsaD gene encoding tRNA (adenosine(37)-N6)-threonylcarbamoyltransferase complex transferase subunit TsaD, with the protein MLVLGLETSCDETGVALYDSERGLLADALFSQIDLHRAYGGVVPELASRDHVKRMLPLIRQVLAEADCVPTEIDGIAYTAGPGLVGALLVGASCAQALAFAWGIPALGVHHMEGHLLAPMLESQPPQFPFVALLVSGGHTQLIRVDGIGQYELLGETLDDAAGEAFDKTAKMMGLNYPGGPEISRLATQGVEGRFVFPRPMCDRPGLDFSFSGLKTFALNTWQQCVSAGDDSEQARCDISLAFQQAVVETLTIKCKRALKQAGLKRLVIAGGVSANKALRVSLEKMLGDMKGDVYYARPEFCTDNGAMIAFAGCQRLQAGQHESLAISVQARWPMEQLAPL; encoded by the coding sequence ATGCTAGTACTGGGATTAGAAACCTCCTGCGACGAAACCGGCGTCGCACTTTACGACAGTGAACGCGGCCTGCTGGCCGACGCGCTGTTCAGCCAGATCGACCTGCACCGCGCTTATGGCGGGGTCGTGCCCGAGCTTGCGTCCCGCGATCACGTCAAGCGCATGCTGCCCTTGATCCGCCAGGTGTTGGCCGAGGCCGATTGCGTGCCGACCGAGATCGACGGCATAGCCTATACGGCCGGTCCGGGCCTGGTGGGCGCGCTGCTGGTGGGCGCTTCCTGTGCCCAGGCGCTGGCCTTTGCCTGGGGCATTCCGGCCTTGGGCGTGCATCACATGGAAGGTCACCTGCTGGCACCGATGCTGGAGTCGCAACCGCCGCAATTCCCGTTCGTCGCTTTGTTGGTTTCCGGCGGTCATACGCAGCTTATTCGCGTCGATGGCATCGGCCAATACGAACTGCTCGGCGAGACCCTCGATGACGCTGCCGGTGAAGCATTCGACAAGACGGCGAAAATGATGGGCCTCAATTATCCCGGTGGGCCGGAAATCTCACGGCTCGCTACCCAGGGGGTCGAAGGACGTTTCGTGTTCCCACGCCCGATGTGCGACCGGCCAGGCCTGGATTTCAGTTTCAGCGGCTTGAAGACCTTCGCCCTGAATACCTGGCAGCAGTGCGTCAGCGCCGGGGACGACAGCGAGCAAGCCCGTTGCGACATCTCGCTGGCGTTCCAGCAGGCCGTGGTGGAGACTTTGACCATCAAGTGCAAGCGCGCCTTGAAACAGGCTGGACTCAAGCGCCTGGTGATTGCCGGCGGTGTGAGTGCGAACAAGGCTTTACGGGTCTCGCTGGAAAAAATGCTTGGCGACATGAAGGGCGACGTTTACTACGCTCGCCCGGAGTTCTGCACAGATAACGGCGCGATGATTGCCTTTGCCGGCTGCCAGCGCTTGCAGGCCGGCCAGCACGAAAGCCTGGCGATCAGCGTGCAGGCGCGCTGGCCGATGGAGCAACTGGCGCCGCTGTGA